The following coding sequences lie in one Maribacter forsetii DSM 18668 genomic window:
- the ybeY gene encoding rRNA maturation RNase YbeY, with amino-acid sequence MINYNYLTDFKLVAENNFDSWITESCNTEGFSIIELNYIFCSDNYLLKINQDYLQHDYLTDIITFDYVSGKNVSGDLYISIDRVKENAEEFNVSFDNELKRVMIHGVLHLMGYSDKSDTATAEMRAKEEEKIKLFHVEQ; translated from the coding sequence ATGATTAATTACAATTACCTAACTGATTTTAAACTTGTAGCAGAAAACAATTTCGATTCGTGGATTACTGAATCTTGTAATACCGAAGGGTTTTCTATAATTGAACTCAACTACATTTTCTGTAGTGATAACTACTTGCTTAAAATAAATCAAGATTATTTACAACACGATTATCTAACAGACATTATCACTTTTGATTATGTGTCAGGAAAAAATGTATCGGGTGACCTTTATATTTCAATTGACCGCGTAAAAGAAAACGCAGAAGAGTTTAATGTTTCATTTGATAATGAGTTAAAACGCGTAATGATTCATGGGGTTTTACATCTTATGGGTTATTCGGATAAATCGGATACAGCTACTGCCGAAATGCGCGCTAAAGAAGAAGAAAAAATAAAGCTGTTCCACGTGGAACAATAG
- the gltX gene encoding glutamate--tRNA ligase, translating to MSKKVRVRFAPSPTGPLHIGGVRTALFNYLFAKKHGGDFILRIEDTDQNRYVEGAEQYIIDSLNWCGIPFDEGIGKDGGFGPYRQSERKLLYKKYADELVEKGKAYYAFDTSESLDVHRKEHEKQGKTFIYNWHNRLKLDNSLSLMPEEVKAKLDNGDDYVIRFLTPPDETLLLQDLIRGSIKIDTNVLDDKVLFKSDGMPTYHLANIVDDHLMEISHVIRGEEWLPSMALHKQLYDAFGWDAPEFAHLPLIMKPVGKGKLSKRDGEKMGFPVFPLSWNESIGYKESGYFPEAVINFLALLGWNPGTEQELFSLDELVKTFSLDRVNKSGARFDPEKTKWYNQHYLQETADNELAKLFLPTVKEHISDSDKLDLEYVTKVVTLIKERAIFVSDFWDLSDYFFVAPNEYNAKAAKKQWKEDTALIMNDLISVLKSIEDFSSENSETIVKAWIGEKELSFGKVMPPLRLFLVGDMKGPHIFDIMAMIGKEESISRIKTALNKLG from the coding sequence ATGTCTAAAAAAGTTCGTGTTCGTTTTGCCCCTAGTCCTACTGGACCATTGCATATTGGTGGTGTTCGTACTGCCCTATTTAATTATTTATTTGCCAAAAAACATGGCGGTGATTTTATTCTAAGAATAGAAGATACCGACCAGAATAGATATGTTGAAGGTGCTGAGCAATATATTATTGACTCTTTGAATTGGTGCGGTATTCCTTTTGATGAAGGAATTGGTAAAGACGGTGGTTTTGGTCCGTATAGACAGAGCGAGCGAAAATTATTGTACAAAAAATATGCCGATGAGTTAGTTGAAAAAGGTAAGGCATATTATGCTTTTGATACTTCTGAAAGCTTAGATGTTCATAGAAAAGAGCATGAAAAACAAGGCAAAACGTTTATTTATAATTGGCACAATAGATTAAAACTCGATAATTCACTTTCATTAATGCCAGAGGAGGTAAAAGCCAAGTTAGATAATGGTGATGATTATGTAATTCGGTTTTTGACTCCGCCAGATGAAACGTTACTTCTACAAGATTTAATACGTGGGTCCATAAAAATAGACACTAATGTTTTAGACGATAAGGTATTGTTTAAAAGTGACGGTATGCCTACATACCATTTAGCAAATATTGTTGATGATCATTTAATGGAAATAAGCCATGTAATTCGTGGTGAAGAATGGTTGCCTTCTATGGCATTACACAAACAACTGTATGACGCCTTTGGATGGGATGCTCCAGAATTTGCACATTTACCTTTGATTATGAAACCTGTAGGAAAAGGAAAGTTGAGTAAACGTGATGGCGAAAAAATGGGCTTTCCGGTTTTTCCCCTTTCTTGGAATGAATCTATTGGGTATAAAGAATCAGGTTATTTTCCTGAGGCGGTTATAAATTTCTTGGCATTATTAGGATGGAACCCTGGTACGGAACAAGAATTATTTTCTTTAGATGAATTGGTAAAAACCTTCAGTCTAGACCGTGTAAATAAATCTGGAGCTCGATTTGATCCAGAAAAAACCAAATGGTACAACCAGCATTATCTTCAAGAAACTGCTGATAATGAGTTGGCTAAGTTATTCTTACCAACAGTAAAGGAGCATATTTCTGATAGTGACAAACTAGATTTAGAGTATGTTACCAAAGTGGTTACGCTAATAAAAGAGCGCGCAATTTTTGTTTCAGATTTTTGGGACTTGAGCGATTATTTCTTCGTAGCGCCTAATGAGTATAATGCGAAAGCTGCAAAAAAACAATGGAAAGAAGATACCGCTTTAATCATGAACGATCTTATTTCTGTATTAAAATCCATAGAAGATTTTTCTTCTGAAAACAGCGAAACCATAGTAAAAGCATGGATTGGCGAGAAAGAATTGTCTTTTGGAAAAGTGATGCCACCTTTACGGCTATTCTTAGTTGGTGATATGAAAGGACCACATATTTTCGATATCATGGCCATGATTGGTAAAGAGGAAAGTATCTCTAGAATAAAAACAGCTTTAAATAAATTGGGATAA
- a CDS encoding OmpH family outer membrane protein → MKNLILIFAIALLASCQQEKIGYVDNVKLMDEYQQKIDVESKFKVKADALAKTRDSISQAFQIEAQAFQTKAQKMSQSKAQEEYAAMQQRGQMIGQQLQQQDQQLQMEGQTEMDSIVSKVKEEIKAYGEAKGYSYILGGGDGGSVLYGKEANDLTDEIVKLLNDKYKK, encoded by the coding sequence ATGAAAAACCTAATTTTAATTTTCGCTATCGCATTATTAGCATCATGCCAACAAGAAAAAATTGGATACGTAGATAACGTAAAATTGATGGATGAATATCAACAAAAAATTGATGTTGAATCTAAATTCAAAGTAAAGGCAGATGCCTTAGCTAAAACTAGAGATAGTATATCTCAAGCTTTTCAAATTGAAGCACAAGCTTTTCAAACAAAAGCTCAAAAAATGTCTCAATCAAAAGCTCAAGAAGAATATGCAGCAATGCAACAAAGAGGTCAAATGATTGGACAACAACTTCAACAACAAGACCAACAATTACAAATGGAAGGTCAAACAGAAATGGATAGTATTGTTTCTAAAGTAAAGGAAGAAATAAAAGCTTATGGTGAAGCCAAAGGTTACTCTTACATTTTAGGTGGAGGTGATGGTGGTAGTGTTCTTTACGGTAAAGAAGCTAATGATCTTACTGATGAAATAGTAAAACTACTAAACGATAAGTACAAGAAATAA
- a CDS encoding DUF4175 family protein: MQDYQHILQRLNQFIQKHYSQVLLKGILLFFALGLLFFLLILGVEYFLWMNTTGRMILFGIFIAVELFLLFKYILTPIFYLFKLKQGIGPKDAAQMIGKHFPEVGDKLTNLLDLANDPQQSELLLASINQRSKQLDPIPFSNAIDFRDSLKYLKYAIIPIAIIALLFISGNWNTFFGSYERVVNYEMAYEKPAPFHFEVLSNNLKTLQDETFTIQVATRGEVKPENVYIEIDGKQMLLQKNNGLYEYVFTPPISTTNFKFKANEVNSRDYTLTALATPSILDFTMNLTYPSYLNKPNETIKSTGNSVIPEGTKIQWKINGENTDKINLSAKDTVIPLNKEKNTFQLEKRIYTDLNYELTTTNKNVQDYERLTYNFKVIKDAYPSMKVNQVLDSLNPNTSYYTGNASDDYGLRKIDIVYFEVGEEENKNTVNLLKTTSNYEQFYYTFPSGLELETGKNYGFYFEVTDNDAIHNGKTIKSQIYQQVLLDENQLKNKDLESQQSLIKDLDKSLQKSKEQKESLEEINQNQKEKNSLNFNDKNQIKDYLKKQEQQEQLMQKFSKELKENLGKENKDDKLNQLLQERLERQEEQAKKNQQLLEELNKVADKIKKEDLTKKLEELGKKQQNSQRSLEQLLELTKRYYVTEKASQIARDLEELAKKQEKLSEQNEENNTAEKQKELNKKFDEISAEMDDLKKDNEKLKKPIDINIEKSKKEGIKEDQKNALEQLEKDAPNDKNKPNSTDANKKQKSAAEKMKEMSEQLSESSSSGGGGSSVTEDAEMLRQILDNLIIFSFKQEILYDRLSAREDQDASQYSETVRDQNELKGLFEHVDDSLFALSLRQAELSEFVNEQITEVYYNIDKSLETMADGQMFQGISHQKYVLTAANSLADFLAEVMDNMNSSMQMGKGSGESEGGFQLPDIIKGQQELGEKMGQQGQSGSEGKEGKSGEGKQGENGENGEGGKQGERGKQGANGKQGEGGSDGENGKNGGGKNGKNGENGQGGENGQGNNGSNGTNGQGQGSMSESELKEIYEIYQSQQKLRQELEKQLENMINSGDQKLGQKLIKQMEDFENDLLENGITQRTINKANTIQYELLKLENAALKQGEKSERESNRNTKDFTNPITTKPSLLDNYRNEVEILNRQSLPLRQNFQSKVKEYFKAND, from the coding sequence TTGCAAGACTATCAGCACATATTACAGCGTTTAAATCAGTTTATTCAAAAACATTATTCTCAAGTTCTACTGAAAGGTATATTATTGTTTTTTGCCTTAGGATTATTGTTTTTCTTATTGATTTTAGGAGTAGAATATTTTCTATGGATGAACACCACCGGAAGAATGATACTTTTCGGAATTTTTATAGCGGTTGAGCTATTTCTACTTTTTAAATACATATTAACCCCAATTTTTTACTTATTTAAATTGAAACAGGGTATTGGTCCAAAAGATGCTGCTCAAATGATAGGAAAGCATTTTCCTGAAGTGGGAGATAAGCTTACCAACTTATTAGATCTAGCAAATGACCCACAACAATCTGAATTATTACTTGCCAGTATAAACCAAAGATCAAAACAATTAGATCCCATTCCATTTTCAAACGCAATAGATTTTAGAGATTCTTTAAAATATTTGAAATATGCTATAATTCCAATAGCCATAATAGCACTTTTATTCATTTCCGGAAACTGGAATACTTTCTTTGGCAGTTACGAACGTGTTGTCAACTATGAAATGGCTTATGAAAAACCAGCACCGTTCCATTTTGAAGTATTATCAAATAATTTAAAAACCTTACAGGATGAAACTTTTACAATACAGGTTGCTACTAGAGGGGAAGTAAAACCAGAGAACGTATACATTGAAATAGATGGCAAACAGATGCTTCTACAAAAAAACAATGGTTTGTATGAATATGTTTTCACCCCACCAATATCCACAACGAACTTCAAATTCAAAGCAAATGAAGTAAATTCTAGAGATTATACCTTAACAGCTTTAGCGACACCTTCTATTTTAGATTTTACCATGAATCTTACATATCCATCGTACCTAAACAAACCAAATGAAACTATTAAAAGTACGGGAAACTCTGTAATACCTGAAGGCACCAAAATACAGTGGAAGATAAATGGAGAAAATACCGATAAGATTAATCTTTCTGCAAAAGATACGGTAATACCATTAAATAAAGAAAAAAACACCTTTCAATTAGAAAAACGAATTTATACCGATCTAAATTATGAACTAACAACTACCAACAAAAACGTTCAAGATTACGAACGTCTAACCTATAATTTTAAAGTAATAAAAGATGCATACCCTTCAATGAAGGTTAATCAGGTTCTAGATAGTTTAAATCCTAATACTTCTTATTACACTGGTAATGCAAGTGATGATTATGGTTTACGAAAAATAGATATAGTCTATTTTGAAGTAGGAGAAGAGGAAAATAAGAATACGGTTAACCTATTAAAAACTACTTCTAATTACGAACAATTCTATTACACTTTCCCATCTGGTTTAGAGCTAGAAACTGGCAAAAATTATGGCTTTTATTTTGAGGTTACGGATAACGATGCCATACATAATGGCAAGACGATAAAAAGCCAAATATACCAGCAGGTATTACTAGATGAAAATCAATTAAAAAACAAAGATTTAGAGTCCCAACAATCTCTCATAAAAGACCTTGATAAATCATTACAAAAATCTAAAGAACAGAAGGAATCATTAGAAGAGATTAATCAAAATCAGAAAGAAAAAAACAGTCTAAATTTTAATGATAAAAATCAAATAAAAGACTATCTAAAAAAACAAGAACAGCAAGAACAGCTGATGCAAAAATTCAGCAAAGAATTAAAAGAAAATTTGGGTAAAGAAAACAAAGATGACAAATTAAACCAATTGTTACAAGAGCGCTTAGAACGCCAAGAAGAACAAGCTAAGAAAAACCAGCAACTCCTTGAAGAACTTAATAAAGTAGCTGATAAAATAAAGAAAGAAGACCTAACCAAAAAACTTGAAGAACTAGGTAAAAAACAACAAAACAGTCAACGTAGCCTTGAACAGTTATTAGAATTAACCAAACGGTATTATGTAACTGAAAAGGCATCTCAGATTGCACGCGATTTAGAAGAATTAGCTAAAAAACAAGAAAAGCTTTCTGAACAAAATGAAGAAAATAATACCGCTGAAAAACAGAAAGAATTAAATAAAAAATTCGATGAGATTTCAGCTGAAATGGATGACCTTAAAAAAGATAATGAAAAACTCAAAAAACCGATTGATATAAATATTGAAAAAAGTAAAAAAGAAGGCATAAAAGAAGACCAAAAAAATGCATTGGAACAACTAGAAAAAGATGCACCGAACGACAAGAATAAACCAAACAGTACTGATGCGAATAAGAAGCAAAAATCTGCTGCAGAAAAGATGAAAGAAATGAGTGAACAACTTAGCGAATCATCTTCAAGCGGAGGCGGTGGTTCATCTGTAACTGAAGATGCGGAAATGCTGAGACAAATTCTTGATAACCTAATCATATTTTCATTCAAACAAGAAATCTTATATGATCGATTATCAGCAAGAGAAGACCAAGATGCAAGCCAGTATTCTGAAACCGTGCGTGATCAAAATGAATTAAAGGGTTTATTTGAACATGTAGATGATAGTCTTTTTGCATTATCACTTAGACAGGCTGAGCTTTCAGAATTTGTAAATGAACAAATTACCGAGGTGTATTACAATATTGATAAATCTTTAGAGACCATGGCAGATGGTCAAATGTTTCAAGGTATTTCTCATCAGAAATATGTCTTAACAGCAGCAAATAGTCTTGCAGATTTTCTCGCCGAAGTAATGGATAATATGAATTCGAGTATGCAAATGGGAAAAGGTTCTGGAGAAAGTGAAGGTGGTTTTCAATTGCCGGATATCATCAAAGGTCAACAAGAATTAGGTGAAAAAATGGGACAACAAGGTCAGTCTGGGAGTGAAGGAAAAGAAGGTAAAAGTGGAGAAGGAAAACAGGGTGAAAATGGAGAAAACGGTGAAGGTGGAAAACAAGGCGAACGTGGTAAACAGGGGGCTAACGGAAAACAAGGAGAGGGCGGTAGTGACGGTGAAAATGGGAAAAATGGAGGAGGAAAAAACGGAAAGAATGGTGAAAATGGACAGGGTGGAGAAAACGGTCAAGGAAATAATGGATCTAACGGTACAAACGGGCAAGGGCAAGGGTCAATGAGTGAAAGTGAGCTAAAAGAAATTTATGAAATCTATCAAAGTCAGCAAAAATTAAGACAGGAATTAGAAAAACAACTTGAAAACATGATTAATTCCGGTGACCAAAAACTAGGTCAAAAATTAATTAAACAGATGGAAGATTTTGAGAACGATCTTTTAGAAAATGGAATTACACAACGTACCATCAACAAAGCCAATACTATACAGTATGAATTGTTGAAATTGGAAAACGCAGCACTTAAGCAAGGAGAGAAATCTGAGCGAGAAAGTAATAGAAATACCAAAGACTTCACAAATCCTATTACTACTAAACCCTCATTATTAGATAATTATCGTAATGAAGTTGAAATTTTAAATAGGCAAAGCTTACCTTTGCGGCAAAATTTTCAATCTAAGGTTAAAGAGTACTTCAAAGCAAATGATTAA
- the mnmG gene encoding tRNA uridine-5-carboxymethylaminomethyl(34) synthesis enzyme MnmG — protein MFGEEYDVIVVGGGHAGAEAAAAAANLGSKTLLVTMNLQNIGQMSCNPAMGGIAKGQIVREIDALGGYSGIVSDKTAIQFKMLNKSKGPAMWSPRTQNDRMRFAEEWRLMLERTPNVDFYQEMVSGLLVENHKIVGVKTSLGINIKSKAVVLTNGTFLNGLIHIGEKQFGGGRAGEKAATGITEQLVELGFESGRMKTGTPPRVDGRSLNYSKMIVQPGDANPEKFSYTNTKPLAHQRDCYMTHTSALVHDLLREGFDRSPMFNGRIKSLGPRYCPSIEDKINRFADKDSHQMFIEPEGWETVEVYVNGFSTSLPEDVQFKALRSVVGFEKVKFFRPGYAIEYDYFPPTQLKHTLETKLVENLYFAGQINGTTGYEEAASQGLMAGINAHLKIKEENPLILKRDEAYIGVLIDDLITKGTEEPYRMFTSRAEYRTLLRQDNADLRLTPLSHAIGFATDSRMKRMEQKLKQSEALVNFFRETSVLPKDINPIFESVDSSLVKQSDKMYKAFSRPNVTMDHMLQLESVSNFVKENNFDSEILEQAEVQIKYSGYIAKEKLNADKLHRLEAVKIPENFDYSKLKSLSFEAREKMTKIQPVTISQASRISGVTPSDISVLLVYLGR, from the coding sequence ATGTTTGGAGAAGAATATGATGTAATTGTAGTTGGCGGAGGACACGCCGGTGCAGAAGCGGCAGCAGCAGCTGCAAACTTGGGTTCAAAAACCTTATTAGTAACCATGAATTTGCAAAATATAGGGCAGATGTCTTGTAACCCTGCAATGGGTGGAATTGCAAAAGGACAAATTGTTAGGGAGATAGATGCTCTTGGTGGATATAGTGGAATTGTATCTGACAAAACTGCTATTCAATTTAAAATGTTGAATAAATCTAAAGGACCTGCAATGTGGAGCCCAAGAACGCAAAACGACAGAATGCGTTTTGCAGAGGAGTGGCGTTTAATGTTAGAACGTACACCTAATGTAGATTTTTATCAAGAAATGGTCTCAGGATTGTTAGTAGAAAATCATAAAATAGTTGGAGTGAAAACCTCTTTAGGGATTAATATAAAGTCCAAAGCAGTAGTATTGACCAACGGAACATTCTTAAATGGATTGATACATATTGGTGAAAAACAATTTGGTGGAGGTAGAGCAGGAGAAAAAGCAGCAACTGGAATTACAGAACAATTAGTAGAATTAGGTTTTGAAAGTGGGAGAATGAAAACCGGAACTCCTCCAAGAGTTGATGGAAGATCTTTAAATTATTCTAAAATGATCGTACAACCTGGTGATGCAAATCCTGAAAAGTTTTCTTATACAAATACAAAACCATTAGCACATCAACGCGATTGTTACATGACACATACTAGTGCTCTAGTACATGATTTGTTGCGTGAAGGTTTTGATAGATCACCAATGTTCAACGGTAGAATAAAAAGCTTAGGACCTAGATACTGTCCATCTATTGAAGATAAAATAAACCGGTTTGCAGATAAAGACAGTCACCAAATGTTTATTGAACCAGAAGGATGGGAAACTGTAGAAGTATATGTAAACGGTTTTTCAACTTCATTACCAGAAGATGTTCAATTCAAAGCATTACGTTCTGTTGTAGGATTTGAAAAAGTAAAATTCTTTAGACCAGGTTATGCGATAGAGTACGACTACTTTCCGCCAACACAATTAAAGCATACACTAGAAACTAAGCTAGTTGAAAATCTATATTTCGCAGGACAAATAAATGGAACTACCGGATATGAAGAAGCAGCATCGCAAGGATTAATGGCTGGTATAAATGCACACCTAAAAATAAAAGAAGAAAATCCGTTAATTCTAAAAAGAGACGAAGCATACATTGGTGTTTTAATTGATGACCTAATTACAAAAGGTACAGAAGAACCATACCGTATGTTTACTTCTCGTGCAGAATATAGAACCTTACTTAGACAAGATAATGCTGATTTGAGATTAACACCATTGAGCCATGCTATAGGTTTTGCAACTGATTCAAGAATGAAAAGAATGGAACAAAAATTAAAACAGTCTGAAGCTCTTGTTAACTTCTTTAGAGAAACAAGTGTATTACCAAAAGACATTAATCCAATATTTGAAAGTGTTGACTCTTCTTTAGTAAAGCAATCAGACAAAATGTATAAAGCATTTTCAAGACCTAATGTTACCATGGATCACATGTTACAATTAGAATCAGTTTCAAACTTTGTAAAAGAAAACAATTTTGATAGTGAAATTCTTGAACAAGCAGAAGTACAAATTAAATACTCTGGGTACATAGCCAAAGAAAAATTAAACGCTGATAAACTTCATAGATTAGAAGCAGTAAAGATTCCAGAAAATTTTGATTACTCTAAATTGAAATCACTTTCTTTTGAAGCAAGAGAAAAAATGACAAAAATTCAACCAGTTACTATTTCTCAAGCATCAAGAATTAGTGGAGTTACACCGAGTGACATCAGTGTACTTTTAGTTTATCTTGGAAGGTAG
- a CDS encoding class I SAM-dependent methyltransferase has translation MQEKISNLQTRDFLVTQENFELVYDSKTDMLVTKPVPKDLSKYYDPNNYISHSDDSNSLLEKIYQLVKKYTLNKKVKLINNYTNQEKKLLDIGCGTGEFLIHAKNKEWKTVGVEVNDQARQKASNKKIDTFKSLDNLDNQKFDVITLWHVLEHLPNLEDQIIKIKSLLEKNGTLIIAVPNYKSYDAKYYKQYWAAYDTPRHLWHFSQNSIKTIFAKKNFIVNDTLPMYFDSYYVSLLSEKYKNGSSNYIKAFYCGFVSNLKAKSTTEYSSLIYVLKKE, from the coding sequence ATGCAAGAAAAAATTTCAAACCTACAAACCAGGGATTTTCTAGTGACGCAGGAAAATTTTGAATTAGTCTATGACTCCAAAACAGACATGCTAGTTACAAAACCTGTCCCTAAAGATTTATCCAAATACTATGACCCTAATAACTACATTTCACATTCAGATGATAGTAATAGTTTATTAGAAAAAATTTACCAGCTAGTAAAAAAATACACCTTAAATAAAAAAGTTAAACTCATAAACAACTATACTAATCAAGAAAAAAAACTTCTAGATATTGGTTGTGGCACGGGTGAATTTCTAATACATGCCAAAAATAAAGAATGGAAAACAGTAGGAGTAGAGGTAAATGATCAAGCAAGACAAAAGGCATCAAATAAAAAAATAGACACTTTCAAAAGCTTAGATAATTTAGATAATCAAAAATTTGATGTTATAACCCTATGGCATGTTCTAGAACATCTGCCAAATTTAGAAGATCAAATTATAAAAATAAAATCTCTACTAGAAAAAAATGGAACTTTAATAATTGCTGTACCAAACTATAAATCTTACGATGCAAAATATTATAAGCAATATTGGGCAGCGTATGATACTCCAAGACATCTTTGGCACTTCTCCCAAAATTCAATTAAAACAATTTTTGCTAAAAAGAATTTTATAGTTAACGATACACTACCAATGTACTTTGATTCATATTATGTTTCTCTATTATCCGAAAAATATAAAAATGGTTCGTCCAATTATATAAAAGCATTTTATTGTGGTTTCGTATCAAATTTAAAGGCAAAATCTACAACTGAGTATTCTTCGCTTATATATGTGCTTAAAAAAGAGTAA
- the rlmF gene encoding 23S rRNA (adenine(1618)-N(6))-methyltransferase RlmF, which yields MADHKKKEGLEKPTLHPRNKHTGRYDLKALKLVNTDLKPFVTKNKYGNFTIDFFNPVAVKALNKAILISQYGLDFWHIPDGFLCPPIPGRADYIHHIADILAASNDGNLVKGDKIKCLDIGVGANCVYPIIGNNAYGWSFIGSDIDPKAIEAAQKIVTSNPSLHGKVEFRIQPKPEHIFSGILNTDEKVDLTICNPPFHATQAEAEAGTLRKLSNLKKKRVKKPELNFSGQGGELWTDGGEKRFVLNMINESAQYSKNCAWFSTLVSKQSNLRAFYDRLEKVGIVEHKTTPMGQGNKLSRIIAWTFLSAAEMKTWAEDRWVSE from the coding sequence ATGGCAGACCACAAGAAAAAAGAGGGTTTAGAAAAACCAACTTTACACCCAAGAAACAAACATACCGGTCGTTACGATCTGAAAGCGCTTAAATTGGTAAACACTGATTTAAAGCCGTTTGTAACTAAAAATAAGTACGGAAACTTTACAATAGACTTCTTTAACCCGGTTGCTGTAAAAGCCCTAAATAAAGCAATTTTAATTTCACAATACGGATTAGACTTCTGGCATATACCAGATGGTTTCTTGTGCCCGCCAATACCAGGAAGAGCAGATTATATTCACCACATTGCTGATATCCTGGCAGCCAGTAACGATGGAAATTTGGTTAAAGGCGATAAGATTAAATGCCTAGATATTGGAGTAGGAGCAAATTGTGTATACCCAATAATTGGAAATAATGCTTACGGTTGGTCTTTCATAGGATCTGATATAGACCCAAAGGCGATAGAAGCTGCACAAAAAATTGTGACGTCAAACCCTTCTCTTCATGGTAAAGTCGAATTTCGAATTCAACCCAAACCTGAACATATATTTTCTGGAATTTTAAATACCGATGAAAAAGTAGATTTAACTATCTGTAACCCACCATTTCATGCTACACAAGCGGAAGCGGAAGCCGGAACACTTAGAAAATTAAGTAATCTAAAGAAAAAAAGGGTCAAGAAACCCGAGCTGAATTTTAGCGGTCAAGGTGGAGAACTTTGGACAGATGGCGGAGAAAAACGATTTGTACTGAATATGATTAATGAAAGTGCGCAATATTCTAAAAATTGTGCCTGGTTTTCAACTTTGGTTTCAAAGCAATCTAATCTACGTGCGTTTTATGATAGATTAGAAAAAGTAGGAATTGTGGAGCACAAAACTACACCAATGGGGCAGGGAAATAAACTAAGTAGAATAATTGCTTGGACATTTTTATCGGCCGCAGAAATGAAAACTTGGGCAGAAGATAGATGGGTAAGCGAATAA
- a CDS encoding ACT domain-containing protein: protein MAGETDLNILLRTLEPSLNKGNYVFISVKDIQHISRDNILFEFKEKEGITIILEQAKADELNFKYEFVASWITLTVHSALDAVGLTAAVSTALTKHNISCNVVAAYYHDHIFVSTKDTKKAMEVLSEFSGK from the coding sequence ATGGCAGGAGAAACCGATTTAAATATACTTTTAAGGACTTTAGAACCTAGTTTGAACAAAGGGAATTATGTTTTTATATCTGTAAAAGACATTCAGCATATTTCTAGGGACAATATTTTATTCGAGTTCAAAGAAAAAGAAGGTATAACTATCATCTTAGAACAAGCCAAAGCCGATGAATTAAATTTTAAATACGAATTTGTTGCATCTTGGATTACACTTACCGTTCATTCTGCATTAGATGCTGTTGGTTTAACAGCTGCAGTTTCTACAGCACTAACAAAACATAATATCAGTTGCAATGTTGTTGCGGCATATTATCACGACCATATTTTTGTATCAACCAAAGACACAAAAAAAGCAATGGAAGTTTTAAGTGAATTTTCAGGAAAATAA
- a CDS encoding PepSY domain-containing protein gives MPKITKRQRQAKWLRIFRKVHRATGAALFIFFFIISITGLLLGWKKHSGGIILSKSYEGTSTELKHWLPIDSLHTLANTYLLENVSKDLSTKIDRIDIRKEKGMVKFIYENHLWGLQLDGATGKLLHIERRYSDLLEQIHDGSILDNYVGTSDNQIKVFYTTIMGLALLLFTITGFWLWYGPKRMRKK, from the coding sequence ATGCCTAAAATCACCAAAAGACAAAGACAAGCAAAATGGCTACGTATTTTTAGAAAAGTACATAGAGCCACTGGTGCAGCTTTGTTCATTTTCTTCTTTATTATCTCTATCACCGGACTTCTTTTAGGATGGAAAAAACACAGTGGGGGAATAATTCTATCTAAATCGTATGAAGGCACTTCTACAGAATTAAAACATTGGTTACCTATTGATAGTTTACACACGCTCGCTAATACCTATCTTTTAGAAAACGTCTCTAAAGATTTATCCACTAAAATTGATAGAATTGACATCAGAAAAGAAAAGGGAATGGTGAAATTCATTTATGAAAATCATCTCTGGGGACTGCAATTAGATGGGGCAACAGGCAAATTACTTCATATAGAACGTAGATATTCTGACCTCTTAGAACAAATACATGATGGTTCAATTTTAGATAATTATGTAGGCACTAGTGATAATCAAATAAAAGTCTTCTACACTACAATTATGGGGCTTGCACTTCTTCTTTTTACGATAACCGGTTTTTGGTTGTGGTATGGACCAAAACGTATGCGAAAAAAATAA